TCTCTcaaatcagatttttttttttgttgtaacTTATTTTTTGCCCTCTTTTatcttcaattaattaaaaaaaaaaaaagagctaatTACTCCAAAGTTTTCAAAGCTTAGCTCTCTGCAATTCCAACTTGGCAATGGTACCCAAGTGGACTTCGTCAGGACCATCTGCAATTCTCAAAGTTCTAGCTGTAGCCCAAAGATGTGACAAAACGGTGTCAGATGATAGACCAGCTGCACCATGCACTTGCATTGCCATGTCAAGCACCATGAGTGCCATGTTTGGAGCTGCTACCTATTCCACATGACCAAAACTCATTTTAATTACCTGTTACAAGGTAAAAACAAACCATATGCTGAATTCAAATTTAACAAGCCAAAAGTACCTTGGCCATTGCAATAGTCCCACGGGCCTTCTTATTCCCAAGTCGATCAAGCTGGTCCGCTGCCTCCAAAACCAACAATCTCGTTTTCTCTAACTCCACTCGACACTGCACAGAACAGCAAATTATATAAGATTTCAAATTCTTAATCATTATATAACTCCAGTGGAACAGCTACGGAGGCAAGATTAAAATATAAGAAACGCAGATTGTTGGTTAACATCAGGATGTGGACAAATTTCTAAGCTAATAAGTAACAACGCAACTCTACTCTGTAGCTCAATAATAAATCTCTGTAGCTCAATAATAAATGAACTTTCCATAAATTTAGATCGAAACTATCGTAACTGCTCTtccaaataaaaaattgaaaaaagaagAAATCGTTGAAAGGAAATATTCCAAGAAAAAGCCAAATCAAATACCTTGGCAATGTCTGAACGAAATGAACCATGTTCAGAAATCAATTTTCCAAATGCTCTTCTACTGAGAGCCCTTTCAACCATCAATTGCATTCCACGCTCAGCAGCACCTATCAATCTCATGCAATGATGCAATCTTCCCGGGCCCAGTCTACCCTGAAAGCATGTAGAGTAAACAGAGATGTAATATTCACTTGAAAGTGGGAACTAAAACTACTAGAGACCCTAGAGGTTAGCAGTCAGCCAGTAACCCGACTCACCAGGTTATCCAGCAAAGGATACTTTGTATATTCATTACATGGTAATTGTATATTTTGTTCTCGCCAAGTGATCCAAAAGAAGCCCACCCCTGCCATACCACATTTCTAGACAAGGATTTCTGGTCTACTATGTACTAGAGCAATCCACACTATAGGTAAACTAGGTCCTAATAAGCATGTGTAGCCGCAATGTGAAACTGGTAGAAAAATTGCAAAGTAGGTAAACATTGCTTCAAATCACGGTAGTAGGAAAAAAGAATTTACAAAATCAaggtgaagaaaaaaaaaaaattcgatATCAAGGTTTTCAACCCCTCGTTCGCCGGTCATAGTAGCGAACTACAGTTCGCTAGTTATAGTTCACTATAATTGGCGAACAATCTTgttcatgaattttttttttttttttgtacctaCAAaacttatttaaaatatttttagacATCAAAAAATTGTGAAAAAACTATTTTTTGACTCAttataaaattcttaattttgtaacatgaaattttaatttttaatgcagAAATAAAATgcacattaaaaaaatattattttattatattttacttCTAAAGTCATGAAAATATATATTTACACAtcagaaaataatgaaaaaatagtacagttttttttttatacaggAATAATTTgcgcattatttttttttttttacatgcaAAAAATTTTTACTTCAAGAAAGTCAATATTATAAGATgctcaaaaataattttttcataattttcttatGCGTAAACATATTTTTTTTTGTGACTTTAGAAGTACAacacaataaaataatatttttaatgccCGGTTTATTTttgcattaaaaataaaaactttcACATTAGAAAGATTAAGAATATTGTAAGAGTCCAAAAATAtactttttttcataattttctgatgtgtaaaaatatttttaatgaattttgcatgtaaaaaataataaaaaaaataaaaaaattgcatGAACATCATTGTTCGCCAGTCAAAATGGCGAACTATCTCTCGTACATTGTTCGCCACTATAATTGACGAACAATGAGTTGAAAACCATGATTTTGAAATTACTTTTTCCCTCACCCTATTTTTGTAACTCCTTAATTTGAAAAATTTCTCAGTAAAACTCAAGAATACTATCCATTCAAGTTCACAGAAATTCAATGAAGCACCTCAACTCAGGCATAAGTTGAATGCCTtgcaaattgaattaaaattttattcaaagaTCAACAAAATATGGAAACCAACATCTAATTTGTTACATTACTTCAAAGGTAAGGAAACAACTTTACCTGAGCAATCTCAAATCCACGTCCTTCtcccaggaggatattttttgcaGGCACGCGTACATTTTCAAATGAAATTTCAGCATGACCATGAGGTGCATCATCAAAGCCAAAGACCATGAGTGGTCTCTCTATGTGTATGCCTGGAGTCTGAATATCCACCAAGATCATGGATTGCTGCTTATGCTTAGCAGTGGTGAAGTCAGTTTTTCCCTGCATATTGTTCCAATGAGCTTCTTTAAATACAAGAACAGCTAATAGAACCATCCTGTCTAACCTTACTGGAAGAACTTACCATTACTATAAGAAGTCTACACCTTGGATCCATAGCTCCACTTGTCCACCACTTGTTCCCATTGATGATATAGGAATCCCCTTGCCTATACAAGCAAAGCAAATATGGCTATAGATGATTAGAGTagaagtccaaaaataatttgcaTGCATCACATAATTATCACAAAATAATTAACACCCCAAGGAGCAAACACtaaaatatcatttctatatgatTAAAAACAGGCACCCCTTTAATAAGATTACCTTCTAATAGAACACTCAATATTTGTAGCATCAGATGATGCAACTTGTGGTTCTGTCATTGCAAATCCAGAACGAATCTTCCCTTCAAGAATGGGTACAAGCCATTCAAGCAGTTGTTCTTTGTTCCCATATCTTAGCAATACCTATAATATGAAGCGAAATCACCTAATTATGAATGCTTCAAGATGGTAAATGTGCAACAAAACAAAAGCAAGCCACATCATTCTACATGCAGATATCAAGAAGCTGCTTGGATGCATATTCTTTCAACTATTACCTTGAAGAAGTTCAGCAATGTAAGATTTATGTGGCTCAGGCATCCCACTATACTGCATGATAAAGTATCTCTGAATATGTTTATTCATGCAACTCAGTTTCTCTCTTTAACTTTCAATTTTATTATTTGGGGAGGTGCCATAATATGGAAAcagtgtttacaaattttgacGGTCAAAGGGGAAGACCCTGtggtaatcaaattaataaattgtTTCCAAACCTTAAAGagtatgaaaataatttttaccTCCATATTTCCAGTGTCAGGTGCACCACAATTGAACACCTGTGGAGCCCAAACAGAACGACCCATGATCTCACAAAGGTATCCATATTCAAGGTTTGAGAGGCCTGCACCAAGTAATTGATCATGGGCATCATTGGAGACAGCATAACTTCTTCCATCAATGATCAGTTTTCTTGCTCTTTCAGCACTATCAAACTGCAGAAAAATGCACGTTCACGAGAAGTTTgtgatttttcttactattagaAATCGTAATAACAGTAGAAAGACAAACACAGCCTGGTAagatgtgaaaaaataaaatacaggTATCCATAAGTTCCATAGCCCTTCTTTCTTTGCCAGTTCCTTCAGCCTCTCCTCCCCTGGGTGCACTGTCCAACGTGATGAAGACTGGGCAAGCTTGTAGAACTCATTTTCCATCGGGTAAATGTGATCTTCCATAAACTTGATTAATTTTTTCCTCAATTCAACCACCTTTTTGCTGGGAACAAACCTCCCATTAACTTCTGACAGGCCTTGAACTTCATTCTCCCCACCAAATCGTTTTATGTTATCCTGTGCTATTGGATCTACATAATAAAAAGAAGGAAGCAGCTTAGGCAATAGGTTTGAGTAATAACAAACATTAAAAAAACGAAATGAGGATGAAGTAAATTTCTCATTTGACCAACATTGAGACTAACACCTTTCTATAGCATTTCCAACAGGGAATCTCTTTGGTGCAACTAGGAAGACAGGTCCTTAAGACAATTCTAAAGCTCGTTTACAAAATTTGACTTCAGATAAAAAGTCTCTCCTCTCCCCTTACGCAAAGTACAATATGAACATTGTATGCAGATGTAGCTTCATTTTCAAAAGCCCACTCAAACATTCATTCCTCTCTCTGTCACTTAGGTTCCATGTGCTAGGCATGAATTATGTAACTTGAGACcaaaataatgttcttaaaattTATCCAGGATTGGTAGATTGATAAAATTACGCAATTTTAGAGCTACCTGATGGAGGTTGAAGAGGCAGCACAGATTTTCTCGCAATAAAATCCCATGCAGAGTCTATAAGACCATTAGCAAGATTTCCTGCATTTCGGGCACGCTCACCTCCTGTAGCATTACCCTGCAGTCGGTTACAGAATTTTACGTTAACATATTTACCTTCCATGACAAAGGCTTTTAACACAACATTAgcaataaaaatatcaaattttCTCTTCAAGAGATTACCACAATCCATCGACTATGTATCCCAGCATAGATAGATGCCCCTCGGAACATAGCAAATGCAACATAGAACTTCCATACGTTGGCTGGCCATAGTGTTCCCTAGATTGCAATATTTCAACAGTAAAGAAAAAATCTTCCAAATCAGTTCAGCCAAATTGCCTGGTCATATGCACCAGTAGCTCCATTGTTATGGGAGAGTAAAGATTTGCTGAACCCAATCCTCACCAACATTTGTAAGTTTTACTTGAATTTAGAGGCCAGTTTCCCCTAGTTTTTTAAACACTACAATTACATTGAGAAAGTTGTGGAGAAATCAATAAAAAGAGAATTTAGAACATATAGTCTGCAAACCTAATTGATTGATACTTGTAGCCTATCAGTATTGCAACAACTAGATCTTACTGCATACGTCTTCTAGATACTTTGATTCGCTCAgaagaattgaaatttgaaagaTATTTGCAGCCAGCACAATTAAATCAAAGCTTCAGAATGGATCTTACAGATGCACAGCAGTATTCCGCCAGATACTCTGCCTGTGAAGGAATCCCTTCCGGAACTCCAGTAAGTTCAAAGCCTTTTTCCAATTGTTGATTATCAAGGTTAACATCGACAATATAAGCCTGCCAAACAGAAAAAAGAAATGAACTTAGATATGCCACTAAATAAAAAGTAAACCTATGGAATTCATCAAAAGTGGAGCTTAAGCAGAGTATTACAGCATCTGCATCCCAGGGTAGAAAAGAAATATAGAAAGAATGAAGAAAAGAAGGCTTGATACCAAACAGCTGTATGCAACATCACTCATCTGGTTACCAAGAGTGGACAATTCCCAGTCAAGAACACCAATCACCCTATCCTGCAACATAAAGAGTTTCTCTTTTAGATAAATGACTCCAATAAATTAAGTTGttccaaattatttataaaagtaaGCCTTGACCACAATACAAGTAACAATAGCCTAAATGGTACTGCATACACATCTCTTTCTCCACCATAGACCTAATAGAGATACTTAAATCAAACATCTAAGCACCCATACAACTTCGTCAAAGATAAAACATATGCATTCAAATTAAAAGGAACCCTTAAAGCAACAAACCTCAGTGGGATGAAATACAACATTATCAATGCGAAAGTCTCCATGAACAAGGCCTGCTGATGCTCCTGAAGAATCTTCAGAGGGAATATGTTGCAGCAACCAATCAGAGAGCTCCAACATCTTTGGATTCCTCGGAGACTTACCCTCACCAGTTGATGCAATGTATTGTCTAGTCCATCTCTCTACCTAGAAAAGAGTAAAATAAGATAAAACAAATCATAAGCATCAACACCAAGTTGCAACACTTCAAGCCCCAGAACCTTTGGCAGTACTTGCCCTCCAAACAATTCCTTTCCTTTTGCTCCCACCATACACATTACACTAACTCAacttattaaaaacctttttcaaTGTAGCGTGCCCCTTCTTAGTACAAATGAACATACAAGCAACAGCACCAGATAAGCTAACATCTAAAGTTAGAATCCCAAATACCTGTCGTTTACAATAGTTATATCGCCGCCCATATTTCCCAAGTCCAATAGCATCCACATCAACGGAATGTAAAGCAGCCAACGCTCTGGCAGTTTCTCGATATATTGCCCCCCTCCTCTCAGGTGCCACGCCCTTATCAAACAAAACTATTGCCTCAATTCCCCTCAAACTTATTTCACAAAAATCACAAAGAAATTCAAAGTATTGCGTTCCTCATTAGAAAACAAAACTAGACATAAAGCCATACCGGTAGCTTGGGGTCTATAAAAACGCGTCCTTCCAAATATTCCATAATGTAAAATGCAGTTCCAATCACTTTTGGATCCGTACACAAACAGAATACTTTAGGAACCGGAACTTGTGTGTGTTCACCCAGCGCCCGCAGAACCTGGagcattgaagaagaaaaaaacaACAGGAGGGAAAATAACAATGAATTAAGCTTAGTTTACTTGCTTTCTTTTTTTCTCAGGAAACTgaagcaaaagaaaagaaaacgttcagcaaacaaggaaaaaaaatcaattaaccgATAGTACCAGATACTCTCTGTCCACGGCATGGGCAGACTGGAGCAATTTGCCAGGAggcttcttcctcaaaacgtacCGTTTTACAGAAACTCCGGTTGCCGCTTCTAAAA
The Hevea brasiliensis isolate MT/VB/25A 57/8 chromosome 15, ASM3005281v1, whole genome shotgun sequence genome window above contains:
- the LOC110631437 gene encoding probable acyl-CoA dehydrogenase IBR3 isoform X2; the encoded protein is MAISTSHLLRQVQEAQEFDRDALFRYASANVAGFPASPSTFIVKQFGHGQSNPTFLLEAATGVSVKRYVLRKKPPGKLLQSAHAVDREYLVLRALGEHTQVPVPKVFCLCTDPKVIGTAFYIMEYLEGRVFIDPKLPGVAPERRGAIYRETARALAALHSVDVDAIGLGKYGRRYNYCKRQVERWTRQYIASTGEGKSPRNPKMLELSDWLLQHIPSEDSSGASAGLVHGDFRIDNVVFHPTEDRVIGVLDWELSTLGNQMSDVAYSCLAYIVDVNLDNQQLEKGFELTGVPEGIPSQAEYLAEYCCASGNATGGERARNAGNLANGLIDSAWDFIARKSVLPLQPPSDPIAQDNIKRFGGENEVQGLSEVNGRFVPSKKVVELRKKLIKFMEDHIYPMENEFYKLAQSSSRWTVHPGEERLKELAKKEGLWNLWIPFDSAERARKLIIDGRSYAVSNDAHDQLLGAGLSNLEYGYLCEIMGRSVWAPQVFNCGAPDTGNMEVLLRYGNKEQLLEWLVPILEGKIRSGFAMTEPQVASSDATNIECSIRRQGDSYIINGNKWWTSGAMDPRCRLLIVMGKTDFTTAKHKQQSMILVDIQTPGIHIERPLMVFGFDDAPHGHAEISFENVRVPAKNILLGEGRGFEIAQGRLGPGRLHHCMRLIGAAERGMQLMVERALSRRAFGKLISEHGSFRSDIAKCRVELEKTRLLVLEAADQLDRLGNKKARGTIAMAKVAAPNMALMVLDMAMQVHGAAGLSSDTVLSHLWATARTLRIADGPDEVHLGTIAKLELQRAKL
- the LOC110631437 gene encoding probable acyl-CoA dehydrogenase IBR3 isoform X1, producing MAISTSHLLRQVQEAQEFDRDALFRYASANVAGFPASPSTFIVKQFGHGQSNPTFLLEAATGVSVKRYVLRKKPPGKLLQSAHAVDREYLVLRALGEHTQVPVPKVFCLCTDPKVIGTAFYIMEYLEGRVFIDPKLPGVAPERRGAIYRETARALAALHSVDVDAIGLGKYGRRYNYCKRQVERWTRQYIASTGEGKSPRNPKMLELSDWLLQHIPSEDSSGASAGLVHGDFRIDNVVFHPTEDRVIGVLDWELSTLGNQMSDVAYSCLAYIVDVNLDNQQLEKGFELTGVPEGIPSQAEYLAEYCCASGTLWPANVWKFYVAFAMFRGASIYAGIHSRWIVGNATGGERARNAGNLANGLIDSAWDFIARKSVLPLQPPSDPIAQDNIKRFGGENEVQGLSEVNGRFVPSKKVVELRKKLIKFMEDHIYPMENEFYKLAQSSSRWTVHPGEERLKELAKKEGLWNLWIPFDSAERARKLIIDGRSYAVSNDAHDQLLGAGLSNLEYGYLCEIMGRSVWAPQVFNCGAPDTGNMEVLLRYGNKEQLLEWLVPILEGKIRSGFAMTEPQVASSDATNIECSIRRQGDSYIINGNKWWTSGAMDPRCRLLIVMGKTDFTTAKHKQQSMILVDIQTPGIHIERPLMVFGFDDAPHGHAEISFENVRVPAKNILLGEGRGFEIAQGRLGPGRLHHCMRLIGAAERGMQLMVERALSRRAFGKLISEHGSFRSDIAKCRVELEKTRLLVLEAADQLDRLGNKKARGTIAMAKVAAPNMALMVLDMAMQVHGAAGLSSDTVLSHLWATARTLRIADGPDEVHLGTIAKLELQRAKL